A genomic window from Heptranchias perlo isolate sHepPer1 chromosome 20, sHepPer1.hap1, whole genome shotgun sequence includes:
- the LOC137336054 gene encoding probable G-protein coupled receptor 139 has product MGIKVIYYPLLVAVGVPVNLLTILIMSRGKCGLSKCVTRYLVAMAEADLLVVITDLILRQIPIAYMFHFQFVKRSIPVCNIHAVLLFAATDCSVWFTVTFTFDRFVAICCQKLKTKYCTKRTAAVVLGTVTVLSCLKNTFWYFMFTGRYMLVNEPWFCDVTLNFLYSRVWAAIELLYYILTPGVPFVLILLLNALTVRHISVASRARRRLRGNSSGENPRDPEMESRRKSIILLFVISGNFILLWALYMVFSICNRIYYLGYYSVYLHGFIQEIGFMLQLLSCCTNTCIYAVTQTKFREQLKNVVKYPFIVIVKFIK; this is encoded by the exons ATGGGGATAAAAGTAATTTATTATCCTCTCCTCGttgctgttggtgttcctg TTAATTTATTGACGATTCTGATcatgtctcggggaaagtgcggtctctcgaaatgtgtcactcgctacctggtggcgatggcagaggcggatctactggtcgttatcaccgatcTGATACTCAGGCAGATTCCGATTGCTTATATGTTTCACTTTCAATTCGTGAAACGGTCCATTCCCGTCTGTaacatccacgccgtcctgcttttcgcagccacagactgttctgtctggttcaccgtcactttcacctttgatcgatttgtggccatttgttgccaaaagctgaaaactaaatattgcacgaagagaacggcggctgtggttctcggaacagtgactgtgctgagctgtttgaagaatactttctggtactttatgttcacGGGTCGGTATATGCTTGTCAATGAACCCTGGTTTTGTGATGTAACACTAAATTTTCTGTATTCACGTGTGTGGGCAGCAATCGAACTCCTttattatatcctcactccgggggtcccatttgttctgattctactGCTCAATGCCTTAACCGTCAGGCACATttcagtggccagcagagcccgcaggagactccgaggcaacagcagtggggagaatcccagagacccagagatggagagcagaaggaagtccatcattttactgtttgttatctcagGAAACTTTATACTGTTATGGGCGCTGTATATGGTGTTTTCTATATGCAACCGGATATATTATTTAGGGTATTATTCTGTATATCTACATGGCTTTATACAAGAAAtaggattcatgctccagctcctgagttgctgcacaaacacttgtatttatgccgtgacacaaactaaattcagagagcagttgaaaaatgtggtgaaatatccctttattgtgattgttaaattcattaaataa